The proteins below come from a single Notamacropus eugenii isolate mMacEug1 chromosome 7, mMacEug1.pri_v2, whole genome shotgun sequence genomic window:
- the LOC140513213 gene encoding olfactory receptor 4F6-like: MNELNYSMVSEFVFLGIFSSWTMQHLLLVFSSIFYIAIVLGNLLIVLTVICDPQLQSPMYFLLANLSFIDMCLSTVAVPKMICDLFYEHKTISFQGCITQIFFIHFMGATEMVLLISMAFDRYIAICKPLHYLTIMNPRICIFFQMSAWVIGLLHSLTQLAFVVNLPFCGPNSVDSFYCDLPRFIKLACIDTYKLEFIVTANSGFISIGTVFLLFISYIYILVTVHKHSSSGLSKALSTLSAHISVVVLLFGPCIFVYVWPFPTMPVDKFLAILDFIITPVLNPSIYAFRNKDMKVAVKRLSSQLVNFRKIS; the protein is encoded by the coding sequence ATGAATGAATTGAATTACTCAATGGTGTCAGAGTTTGTGTTCTTAGGAATCTTTAGCTCTTGGACCATGCAGCATCTCCTTCtggttttctcctccattttctacATTGCCATTGTTTTGGGAAACCTCCTCATTGTGCTCACAGTGATTTGTGACCCTCAGCTACAGTctcctatgtattttcttttggcTAATCTCTCCTTTATTGACATGTGTCTTTCTACTGTTGCAGTTCCAAAGATGATTTGTGACCTTTTCTATGAGCACAAAACCATATCATTCCAAGGATGCATTACCCAGATATTCTTTATTCACTTCATGGGAGCAACTGAGATGGTGTTACTCATTTCCATGGCATTTGACAGGTATATTGCCATATGTAAGCCTCTCCACTATCTGACTATTATGAACCCAAGAATATGCATTTTCTTCCAGATGTCTGCTTGGGTCATTGGTCTCCTACACTCACTGACACAGTTGGCTTTTGTGGTAAATCTACCTTTTTGTGGCCCTAACAGCGTTGACAGTTTTTATTGTGACCTTCCTCGGTTTATCAAATTGGCTTGTATAGACACTTATAAGTTGGAGTTCATTGTCACTGCTAACAGTGGGTTCATCTCCATTGGCACTGTATTTCTCTTATTCATCTCCTACATTTACATTTTGGTCACTGTTCACAAACACTCTTCTAGTGGATTGTCCAAGGCTCTCTCTACTCTGTCAGCTCACATCAGCGTGGTGGTCCTCTTGTTTGGCCCATGCATCTTTGTCTATGTGTGGCCATTCCCTACAATGCCAGTGGATAAGTTTCTTGCTATTCTTGATTTCATTATTACTCCTGTCTTAAATCCATCCATCTATGCATTCAGGAACAAAGACATG